One window of Candidatus Bathyarchaeia archaeon genomic DNA carries:
- a CDS encoding nucleotidyltransferase domain-containing protein, giving the protein MEIIKERRKLRERRIEEAREWASKIPLRVTAILIGSYARGDFNLWSDIDILLISEDFMGNPPDRLRSIDAPPGYQIIALTPKEFKTLMEKRETMALEAIEYGVVLRDDLKIPSLSKKNREENP; this is encoded by the coding sequence ATGGAAATCATTAAAGAGAGGAGAAAGCTGAGGGAGAGGCGCATAGAGGAGGCTAGGGAGTGGGCCTCTAAAATCCCACTTAGGGTTACAGCCATATTAATCGGCTCATACGCAAGAGGAGACTTCAACCTCTGGAGCGACATAGACATACTACTCATCTCAGAAGATTTCATGGGAAACCCACCAGATAGGCTGAGGAGCATAGATGCACCCCCAGGATACCAAATTATCGCCCTAACCCCAAAAGAGTTCAAGACACTAATGGAGAAGAGGGAAACGATGGCTCTCGAAGCGATAGAATATGGAGTGGTCTTAAGAGATGACCTAAAAATCCCCTCCCTCAGCAAAAAGAATCGTGAAGAGAACCCCTAG